CCCGGAGTGGAGACCGGAAAGCCCCTTACCTGATCATCCTCGAGATTTCAAAACGCCAAATTATGGTCTTACAACCTTCGGCGACCTGTTCACCTCCCGGCAGCTGGTGGCGCTGACCACCTTTTCCGACCTGGTGGGGGAGGCCGTGGAGCGCGTCCGGCGCGACGCCGAGGCCGTCTCCGCTCAATCCGGGGGGCTGCCCCAGGACGACCGGCCCCTGCGCGAGGACGGTCGGGGTCCCCGAGCCTACGCCGAGGCCGTTGGGGTGTATTTGGGGTTTGGGGTAAGCAAACAGGCCGATTTAAGTAATAGTTTATGTGCTTGGGAACCTGTTGCTCAATGTCCAAGGCATCTTTTTACTCGACAGGCTATTCCGATGGTCTGGAGTTTTGCTGAGGGGAATCCTTTGGGGAACAATTCAGGCTCATGGAGCACTTTTGTGGAGGGCATTGAAAAGGCGTTTTCAAAAAATTTCGGAATGGATTGTTCCAAAAGCAAAGGATATGTTGCTCAAAGCGATGCGGCCGGACAAAATTTTTCTCTAGCAAAGGTGGTTTCCACCGATCCCCCCTACTACGACAACATCGGCTACGCCGACCTGTCGGACTTCTTCTACGTCTGGCTCCGCCGGTCCCTGGCCCCCATCTACCCGGACCTCTTCGCCACCCTGGGGACCCCCAAGGCCGGGGAGCTGGTGGCGACGCCCTACCGCCACGAGAGCCCGGAGGCCGCCGAGGCCTTCTTCATGGAGGGCATGACCCGCGCCCTGGGACGCCTGGCGGAGCAGGCCCACCCGGCCTTCCCCGTCACGGTCTACTACGCCTTCAAGCAGTCGGAGACGCGCGAGGGCGAAACGCGCAACACCGGGTGGGAGGCCTTCCTGGAGGCGGTGATGCGTGCGGGTTTCGCGGTGACGGGGACCTGGCCCATGCGCACGGAGAACAGCAGTCGTATGAATGGACAGGAGACGAACGCCCTCGCCTCCAGCATCGTCCTGGCCTGCCGACGGCGCGCGCCCGACGCGCCGTCCGTGACGCGCCGGGAGTTCCTGGCGGAGCTGAGGCGGGAGCTGCCGCCGGCGCTGCGGCGGATGCAGGCGGAGAACATTGCGCCGGTGGACCTGGCCCAGGCCGCCATCGGCCCCGGCATGGCGGCCTTCACGCGCCACGGCGCCGTGCTGAACGCGCAGGGCGCGCACCTCTCCGTCCGGGACGCTCTGACCGAGATCAACGGCCTGTTGGACGAGACGCTGGTGGAGCGTGAGGGGGATTTTGACGCGGGCAGCCGCTGGGCCCTGGCGTGGTTCGAGCAGCACGGGTTCGGCGAGGGGGAGTTCGGCGTCGCCGAGACCCTCTCCAAGGCCAAGAACACGTCCGTCCGGGCCCTCGTCGAGGCGGGGCTCCTGGAATCGCGCCACGGGCGGGTGCGCCTGCTGCCGCCCTCCGAGCTTTCTGCGGACTGGAAGCCCGCGGGGGAGGGAGAGGGGGAGAATACCGTCTGGGAGACGGTGCACCACCTGATCCGCGTCCTGGAGTCCGGGGGGGAGCGGCCCGCGGCAGAGCTGGTCGTGCGGCTGGGCAGCCGAGCGGAGACGGCGCGCGAGCTGGCGTACCGCCTGTACCTGATCTGCGAGCGGCTCGGGCGCGCCGCCGAGGCCCAGAGCTACAATGCCCTGGTGCGAAGCTGGCCGGAGCTGACGCGCCTGGCCCGCAACCCCGACGCCCTTCGGTCGGCGCAGGACAGCCCCTCCCTGTTCTGAGGAGGATAATTTGATCATGACGATCCGATCAATAGCTCTGAAAAATTTTTTGAGCTTCGGGCCTATGGCGGAGCCTCTCGAGCTGCGTTCGCTCAACGTGGTGATCGGCCCGAATGGCTCCGGCAAGTCCAATCTGATGGAGGCCTTTGAGCTGCTGCGCAGCGCCCCTTTGCAGCTGGTTGCGCCCATCCGTGAAGGGGGAGGGGTTGAGGAATGGATCTGGAAGGGCGGAGATGCCCAATCCCGCCCCGCGGCCTCCGTGGAAGTGCTGGTCGATTATCCCCCCTACGAACGTTCGCTCCGTTACCGTTTGGCTTTTTCCTCCGTCGGGCAGCGGTTCGAGATCGACGACGAAGTCCTCGAGAACGAATGCTGCGATGATCCGCAGCGTCATCCTCAGCCCTTCTTTTATTATCGTTTCAACGGGGGGCGACCGCTACTGAGTGTGTCGGGGTTGGAAGATCGAAGAGAGCTGCGCAAGGAGGAAATCGACCTCGAGAGATCCATCCTGGCTCAACGCCGGGACCCCGATCACTACCCCGAGCTGACGTGGCTGGCCGATCGGCTGGGAGCCATGCGGCTCTATCGGGATTGGAATTTTGGACGCTATACGCCGCCCCGCCTCCCTCAGAGGGCGGATGGGCCCAATCGGTATCTGGAGCCGGATGCCGGAAACCTGGCTTTGGTCCTGAGCCGGTTTTCCGAGGACCTGTCCGTCAAAAAACTTCTTTTGGATTGGCTTCGGAGACTTTACGAGGGGATAGAAGATTTTTATGTGTCGATAGCGGGGGGAACGGTTCAGGTTTTCTTCCGGGAGTGGGGGCGCCCCATACCCGCGACTCGATTATCGGACGGAACGCTTCGCTATCTGTGCCTGCTCGCGATTCTCCTGAACCCCGAGGTCCCTCCCTTCGTCTGTATTGAGGAACCGGAATTGGGCCTGCATCCCGATATGCTGCCGGACGTCGCAGAGTTACTGCGTATGGCTTCCAACAAAACGCAAATTTTGGTGACGACGCACTCCAGCGCTTTGGTCGACGCGCTGAGCGATACGCCCGATTCGATTGTGGTCGCCGAGAGGCTTGAGGGGACGACGGCCCTGCAGCGCCTTGAGAAGGAAAAGCTTGCATTATGGCTTGAAAAATACAGTCTGGGAGAGCTCTGGATTCGGGGCGAGATCGGAGGGATGAGATGGTGACCGTTCGGCTGTATGTCGAGGGGGGCGGAGACTCCAGCACCCTGAAGACGGAGTGCCGTCGCGCCTTCTCCGAGCTATTGCGAAAGGCGGGGTGCGCTGGAAAGATGCCGCGTATCGTAGCCTGTGGAAGCAGGGAGAATGCCTACGATTCGTTCCGAACTTCGGTCAAAAACGGAGAGAGAGCCTTGCTGCTGGTGGACAGCGAATCTCCTGTGGATGCGTCGTATATGGGGGAGCTTCCTTCAAGATGGCGTCCCTGGAGGCATTTGGCAGAATACGAGGGCGACGGCTGGGAGAAACCGGAGGGGACGGACGACATCCATTGTCACTTAATGGTGGAATGTATGGAAAATTGGCTGCTATCGGATTCCGAAGCCCTGAAAGCTGTTTTTGGAAAGAACTTTCGTGAGGATGATTTGCCGAATCCTCGCGATGCGGAGCGGGTCTCCAAAAGCGACGCACAGAAAAGGCTGAGGCAGGCGACGGCGAATTGTCCGGGCGGCCCTTACGGGAAGGGGAAACACTCCTTTAAGATCCTGGCAAAGCTGTCATCGGATAAGCTGGAGAGAAGCTGCCGC
The sequence above is a segment of the uncultured Fretibacterium sp. genome. Coding sequences within it:
- a CDS encoding DUF1156 domain-containing protein, with protein sequence MTNAGGTPIKNTKKLIETVIPLEAVNAASAKEKSIRHGHPSTLHLWWSRKPLATARAVLFAQMVDDPESDPERFPTEEAQACERERLLALMEELVKWENTTNEEVLGRAREEIRRSWRRTCALNAGHPRAAEWFDPDRLPAFHDPFAGGGALPLEAQRLGLESWASDLNPVAVLINKAMIELPPRFAGQPPVHPDARSNRELLGTPWRGARGLAEDVRRYGRWMRDEAERRIGRLYPRVTVTPEMVRERPDLKPYEGRALTVIAWLWARTVQSPNPAFANVEVPLASTFMLSTKKGREAWVEPVIEGNMYRFVVRTAGAGSVPPEFAKNGTSAGKRSAFLCLFSNAPVTYEHIRAEGKAGRMGARLMAVVAEGERERVYLSPTPEHEEAARGASPEWRPESPLPDHPRDFKTPNYGLTTFGDLFTSRQLVALTTFSDLVGEAVERVRRDAEAVSAQSGGLPQDDRPLREDGRGPRAYAEAVGVYLGFGVSKQADLSNSLCAWEPVAQCPRHLFTRQAIPMVWSFAEGNPLGNNSGSWSTFVEGIEKAFSKNFGMDCSKSKGYVAQSDAAGQNFSLAKVVSTDPPYYDNIGYADLSDFFYVWLRRSLAPIYPDLFATLGTPKAGELVATPYRHESPEAAEAFFMEGMTRALGRLAEQAHPAFPVTVYYAFKQSETREGETRNTGWEAFLEAVMRAGFAVTGTWPMRTENSSRMNGQETNALASSIVLACRRRAPDAPSVTRREFLAELRRELPPALRRMQAENIAPVDLAQAAIGPGMAAFTRHGAVLNAQGAHLSVRDALTEINGLLDETLVEREGDFDAGSRWALAWFEQHGFGEGEFGVAETLSKAKNTSVRALVEAGLLESRHGRVRLLPPSELSADWKPAGEGEGENTVWETVHHLIRVLESGGERPAAELVVRLGSRAETARELAYRLYLICERLGRAAEAQSYNALVRSWPELTRLARNPDALRSAQDSPSLF
- a CDS encoding AAA family ATPase, producing MTIRSIALKNFLSFGPMAEPLELRSLNVVIGPNGSGKSNLMEAFELLRSAPLQLVAPIREGGGVEEWIWKGGDAQSRPAASVEVLVDYPPYERSLRYRLAFSSVGQRFEIDDEVLENECCDDPQRHPQPFFYYRFNGGRPLLSVSGLEDRRELRKEEIDLERSILAQRRDPDHYPELTWLADRLGAMRLYRDWNFGRYTPPRLPQRADGPNRYLEPDAGNLALVLSRFSEDLSVKKLLLDWLRRLYEGIEDFYVSIAGGTVQVFFREWGRPIPATRLSDGTLRYLCLLAILLNPEVPPFVCIEEPELGLHPDMLPDVAELLRMASNKTQILVTTHSSALVDALSDTPDSIVVAERLEGTTALQRLEKEKLALWLEKYSLGELWIRGEIGGMRW
- a CDS encoding DUF4276 family protein, which codes for MVTVRLYVEGGGDSSTLKTECRRAFSELLRKAGCAGKMPRIVACGSRENAYDSFRTSVKNGERALLLVDSESPVDASYMGELPSRWRPWRHLAEYEGDGWEKPEGTDDIHCHLMVECMENWLLSDSEALKAVFGKNFREDDLPNPRDAERVSKSDAQKRLRQATANCPGGPYGKGKHSFKILAKLSSDKLERSCRWAKRFFDFFRESEGNT